In a single window of the Balneolaceae bacterium genome:
- a CDS encoding NusA N-terminal domain-containing protein has product MSNDISKQIIQSFAEIAKNKDINKDLLLSILEDVFRTMIQKKYGSDDAFEVIINADRGDIQVLHVREVVPEEELTDKVSEITVEEAHKHDPDLELYDEFAQELSIQDFGRRAVMMARQQLAQRIREIEKDNIFEEYSDRVGEIVLGDVYQIRNREMLVNHNGVELVMPKGEQIYKDRYRKGDTIRAVVKEVKRYNGNPLSDRLAHLVALPGAPLRERNTLRSTTVSSTWYASPASRATGPRWR; this is encoded by the coding sequence ATGTCAAACGATATTTCCAAGCAGATCATCCAGTCCTTCGCGGAGATTGCCAAGAACAAGGACATCAACAAGGACCTGCTGCTGTCGATTCTGGAGGACGTGTTTCGCACCATGATCCAGAAGAAATACGGCTCGGACGACGCTTTTGAAGTGATTATTAACGCCGATCGCGGTGATATTCAGGTTCTGCACGTGCGAGAGGTTGTGCCCGAAGAGGAACTCACGGACAAAGTGTCCGAGATCACCGTGGAGGAAGCCCATAAGCACGACCCGGATCTGGAGCTGTACGACGAGTTCGCCCAGGAACTTTCCATCCAGGACTTCGGCCGGCGTGCCGTGATGATGGCGCGCCAGCAGCTGGCCCAGCGCATCCGTGAAATCGAGAAGGACAACATTTTCGAGGAATACTCCGACCGCGTGGGCGAGATCGTACTTGGAGACGTCTACCAGATCCGCAATCGTGAAATGCTGGTCAACCACAACGGCGTGGAGCTGGTGATGCCCAAGGGCGAACAAATTTACAAGGACCGTTACCGCAAGGGTGATACCATACGTGCCGTTGTCAAGGAAGTTAAACGCTACAACGGCAATCCCCTCAGTGATCGTCTCGCGCACCTCGTCGCTCTTCCTGGAGCGCCTCTTCGAGAACGAAATACCCTGAGGTCTACGACGGTATCATCGACCTGGTACGCATCGCCCGCGAGCCGGGCGACCGGTCCAAGGTGGCGGTGA